The window TGCAGCCAAAGCAGAAATAGCAGAATGGGATGAAAGTACATTCTATACCTCCGGGGCGAAAGGCTATACAGATTATCCAGCGTTTAAATCCTAAAAAAAATCCATAATTTTTTTTGAAAAGGAAACAGATCATGACATTAAAAGAACAAATTAAAAATATTTTTCCCCTGGCGGCCGAGATACCAGGGGAACTGTTAAGCAACATTCCCTTTATTCAAAAAGAGTATCTCATGAACGGGGAAATTCATGTCTGGGAGGGTCCGAGACAGGAAGTGCTTTCTCCTGTAAGGGTAACGGACGACACAGGGCAAAAGCCATTATATATTGGCGAGTACCCGCTGCTGACAGAGGTACAAGCACTTCAGGCCCTTGACTCAGCAGTTGCGGCCTATGATCACGGCCAGGGCGTCTGGCCCACCATGTCTGTGGCGGAGCGCATTGGTCACATGGAACGGTTCATATTCCGGATGATGGAAGAAAAGGACCGGGTGGTGCGGTTCCTCATGTGGGAGATTGGCAAATCCCTTGGGAATTCAAAAAAAGAATTCGACCGGACCATTCAATACATGAACGATACCCTTGGGACATTGAAAGATCTGGATCGCATTTCTTCCCGCTTCACCATTGAGGAAAAAATCATCGGTCAGATCCGGCGTGCTCCCATGGGGGTGGTGCTGTGCATGGGACCCTTTAATTATCCGCTCAATGAGACCTTCACGACACTGATACCGGCCCTTATCATGGGCAACACCTTGGTCCTAAAGCCGCCTAAGCATGGCGCACTTCTTTTTGCACCGCTCCTGGCAGCCTTTTGTGAGGTTTTCCCCAAAGGGGTGATCAACATTATTTACGGTGAGGGCAGAAAATTGATCCCCCCGCTTATGGCGTCGGGCAAGATCAATGTCTTGGCACTCATCGGTACGAGCAGGGCGGCCAATTTATTGAAACAACAGCATCCCCATCCCAACCGGCTGCGCTGTGTTCTGGGACTGGAGGCCAAGAATCCGGCCATTGTGCTCAAAGATGCCGATCTTGATCTGGCCGTGGAAGAATGTGTCCAGGGCTGTCTTTCCTTTAATGGACAGCGGTGTACGGCACTTAAAATTATTTTTGTGGAAGGGTCCATTGCCGATGCGTTTCTGGATCGTTTTGTTGCTGCCGTAAACG is drawn from uncultured Desulfobacter sp. and contains these coding sequences:
- a CDS encoding NADP-dependent glyceraldehyde-3-phosphate dehydrogenase encodes the protein MTLKEQIKNIFPLAAEIPGELLSNIPFIQKEYLMNGEIHVWEGPRQEVLSPVRVTDDTGQKPLYIGEYPLLTEVQALQALDSAVAAYDHGQGVWPTMSVAERIGHMERFIFRMMEEKDRVVRFLMWEIGKSLGNSKKEFDRTIQYMNDTLGTLKDLDRISSRFTIEEKIIGQIRRAPMGVVLCMGPFNYPLNETFTTLIPALIMGNTLVLKPPKHGALLFAPLLAAFCEVFPKGVINIIYGEGRKLIPPLMASGKINVLALIGTSRAANLLKQQHPHPNRLRCVLGLEAKNPAIVLKDADLDLAVEECVQGCLSFNGQRCTALKIIFVEGSIADAFLDRFVAAVNAVSFGMPWQEGVFVTPVAEKGKTDYLLELVSDAVGLGAKVVNPSGATVCGSFFFPAILYPVHPKMKVYHEEQFGPVIPVLAFDQIKEPIEYIINSCYGQQVSIFGSDPDRIAALIDPLVNQVCRVNINSQCQRGPDTFPFTGRKDSAEGTLSVSDALRVFSIRTLVAAKQTDLNKKIITSIVREHKSKFLATDFIL